The following coding sequences are from one Shewanella eurypsychrophilus window:
- the nrdD gene encoding anaerobic ribonucleoside-triphosphate reductase codes for MLRLNQDQIDNKKDFIKLYFQTENAADSSKMDANANVTHKNIATLEAELLKDCFVQINRGLVHDKISETFDESLAKEYLRQIEDHEIYVHDETSLKPYCTSISMYPFLLDGLTKLGGESKAPKHLESFCGSFVNLIFAVSSQFAGAVATVEFLTYFDYFARLEYGDDYLMTHPKAVENHLQHVVYAINQPAAARGYQSVFWNISLFDQHYFSSMFGDFVFPDFSKPQWQSVDSLQQFFLGWINKERESSVLTFPVITAAMLTENGQCKDQAFALKLAQQKAEGNSFFIYLSDSADSLASCCRLRNEITDNTFSYSLGAGGVATGSINVITLNMNRLVQDGRCLQTEIEKIQKYQVAYRKMMEEYLNQGALTVYDAGFISLDKQFLTIGINGMAEAAEFLGIEVGNNLEYKSFVSEQLKVIYDANQVAKQHYGYMFNTEFVPAENLGVKNAKWDKKDGYQVNRDCYNSYFYLVEDEQTNHLDKFILHGQEITQYLDGGSALHLNLDEALSAEAYLKLFNVAASTGCNYFCVNVKITICNECEAIDKRTLQHCSSCGSLNIDHGTRVIGYLKRVTAFSQARQEEHKLRHYHRETA; via the coding sequence AAATGGATGCCAATGCGAATGTGACTCATAAAAATATTGCCACATTAGAAGCAGAGTTACTCAAAGATTGCTTTGTGCAGATCAATCGCGGACTTGTACACGATAAGATCAGTGAAACCTTTGATGAAAGCCTAGCTAAAGAGTATCTAAGACAGATAGAGGACCATGAGATCTATGTACATGATGAAACCAGTTTAAAACCCTACTGCACCTCCATCAGCATGTATCCCTTTCTACTCGATGGGTTAACTAAACTTGGTGGTGAATCTAAAGCGCCTAAACACCTCGAGTCGTTCTGTGGTTCATTTGTTAATCTGATCTTTGCCGTGTCATCTCAATTTGCCGGCGCCGTGGCTACTGTGGAATTTCTCACCTACTTTGACTATTTTGCCCGCCTTGAGTATGGTGACGACTACCTAATGACCCATCCAAAAGCGGTCGAGAACCATCTGCAGCATGTGGTCTATGCCATCAATCAGCCAGCTGCTGCCCGAGGTTATCAGAGCGTATTTTGGAATATTTCGCTGTTTGATCAACACTACTTCTCCTCTATGTTTGGTGATTTTGTCTTCCCGGATTTCAGTAAACCACAATGGCAAAGCGTTGATAGCTTGCAGCAGTTCTTTCTGGGCTGGATCAATAAAGAGCGTGAATCATCAGTACTGACCTTTCCTGTTATCACGGCTGCGATGCTCACTGAAAATGGTCAATGTAAAGACCAAGCCTTTGCATTAAAATTGGCGCAACAAAAAGCCGAAGGAAACTCATTTTTTATCTACCTTTCTGATAGCGCAGATTCACTCGCCTCATGTTGCCGTCTACGCAATGAGATCACCGATAATACCTTTTCCTATTCACTCGGTGCAGGCGGTGTTGCGACTGGCTCTATCAATGTGATCACCTTGAATATGAATCGTCTAGTGCAAGATGGGCGCTGTCTGCAAACTGAGATAGAGAAGATACAGAAGTATCAGGTAGCCTACCGCAAGATGATGGAGGAGTACCTAAATCAAGGCGCACTCACTGTCTATGATGCTGGCTTTATCTCCCTTGATAAACAGTTTCTGACTATTGGTATTAATGGCATGGCTGAGGCGGCTGAGTTTTTAGGTATCGAGGTTGGCAATAATCTTGAGTACAAATCTTTTGTCAGCGAGCAGTTAAAGGTGATTTATGATGCCAACCAAGTGGCAAAGCAGCATTATGGCTATATGTTCAATACCGAATTTGTACCTGCTGAAAATCTTGGAGTAAAAAATGCGAAATGGGATAAGAAGGATGGTTATCAAGTTAACCGTGACTGTTACAACTCGTATTTCTATCTCGTAGAAGATGAGCAAACTAACCATCTGGATAAATTTATCCTCCACGGACAAGAGATCACCCAATATTTAGACGGTGGCTCGGCGCTGCATCTGAACTTAGATGAAGCGCTATCGGCCGAAGCCTACTTAAAACTGTTTAATGTCGCGGCCAGCACAGGTTGTAACTACTTCTGTGTCAACGTAAAAATTACCATCTGTAATGAATGTGAAGCGATAGATAAGCGTACACTGCAGCACTGTTCATCTTGTGGCAGCTTAAATATCGATCACGGCACACGGGTCATTGGTTATCTAAAACGTGTCACCGCCTTCAGTCAGGCAAGACAAGAAGAGCACAAGCTAAGACACTACCATCGAGAAACAGCGTAA
- a CDS encoding acetyl-CoA hydrolase/transferase family protein: MAPIVCKTALEAVSIIESGETLWTHSMGATPRLLLNALAEHALTRDNLTLLQLHTECAEALSSDKLKGHLRHRCFFSGQPTRSLLQQGDADYVPIFLSEVPKLFRSGEQKIDTAIIQVSPPDKHGICSLGISVEATLAACQVAGKIIAHINPLMPRTHGDGFIHFEKFATVYECSASLPQHPLAASDATSLAIGNNVAELVRDGDCLQMGIGAIPDAVLSCLTEHKDLGIHTELFSDGVLNLIELGVINNSKKRFNPGKIVTGFALGSQRLYDYVDDNPSVIFMDIELVNDTAIIRKNPNVMAINSALQVDISGQICADSLGTRIYSGVGGQMDFIRGAGLSEGGRSVIALPSTAAGGKISRISTVLSPGAGVVTTRAHVHYIVTEYGAANLRGRSLRERARALIDIAHPDFREQLCLETFEQWGLSV; this comes from the coding sequence ATGGCGCCTATCGTCTGTAAAACTGCCCTTGAAGCTGTATCTATCATAGAAAGTGGTGAAACTCTCTGGACCCACTCGATGGGAGCAACCCCGAGGCTGCTCTTAAATGCTTTAGCTGAGCATGCATTGACTAGAGATAATCTCACTCTATTACAGTTACATACTGAGTGTGCGGAGGCGCTCAGCAGCGATAAGTTGAAAGGCCACTTAAGACATCGCTGTTTCTTTAGCGGTCAGCCCACACGGAGTTTATTACAGCAGGGAGACGCTGATTATGTGCCCATTTTCCTCTCCGAAGTGCCTAAGTTATTTCGTTCAGGCGAACAAAAAATTGATACGGCAATCATTCAAGTTTCCCCCCCTGATAAACATGGGATTTGCTCACTGGGGATCTCAGTTGAAGCGACCTTAGCCGCTTGCCAAGTTGCGGGGAAAATTATTGCCCATATCAATCCACTGATGCCCCGCACCCATGGAGATGGCTTTATTCATTTTGAAAAATTTGCCACAGTATACGAGTGCAGTGCTTCGCTGCCACAACACCCTTTAGCGGCAAGTGATGCAACGAGTCTCGCTATTGGTAACAATGTGGCCGAGCTTGTTCGAGATGGTGACTGCCTGCAGATGGGAATAGGTGCGATACCCGATGCTGTACTGAGCTGCTTAACCGAACATAAAGATCTGGGGATCCATACTGAGTTATTTTCTGATGGGGTGTTAAATCTCATCGAACTGGGGGTGATAAATAACAGCAAGAAGCGATTCAACCCAGGTAAAATCGTCACAGGTTTTGCATTAGGCAGCCAGCGTCTTTATGACTATGTTGACGATAACCCGTCAGTCATCTTTATGGATATTGAGTTAGTGAACGATACGGCCATAATCCGTAAAAACCCCAATGTGATGGCGATAAACTCCGCGCTTCAAGTGGATATATCTGGCCAGATCTGCGCCGATTCTTTAGGCACCAGAATCTACTCGGGAGTGGGAGGCCAGATGGACTTTATTCGTGGCGCAGGTTTATCTGAGGGAGGGCGCTCAGTGATTGCACTACCAAGTACTGCTGCGGGCGGTAAGATATCGCGGATCTCAACGGTATTATCACCGGGCGCTGGAGTGGTAACGACCCGAGCCCATGTTCACTATATCGTGACAGAGTACGGCGCTGCTAATTTAAGAGGTCGCTCATTACGAGAGCGGGCTAGGGCGCTGATAGATATCGCGCACCCTGATTTTAGAGAGCAACTCTGCCTTGAGACCTTCGAACAATGGGGATTAAGCGTGTAA
- a CDS encoding CBS domain-containing protein, which produces MRNLELFSTVSIDHLLWSSDEDTAKLNSPALSIFTDFDHSQPMVIDACTTAVNALEIMEKTHSFMRLVVDKSNNFLGVLTKHQLKHRKILKKANKYSSGLDELLVTDMMLTREKLMALDYEQISTANVSDVVRALQENGLHHILVIDHQQHHIRGLISANDVARKLRVPINIEQPPSFMHIFKAAI; this is translated from the coding sequence ATGAGAAATTTAGAGCTATTCAGTACAGTATCGATAGATCACCTACTTTGGTCGTCAGATGAGGACACTGCCAAATTAAACTCACCAGCCCTATCAATTTTCACCGACTTTGATCATTCACAACCTATGGTCATTGACGCTTGCACTACTGCGGTTAACGCACTCGAGATCATGGAGAAAACTCATAGTTTTATGCGCTTAGTCGTCGATAAGTCTAACAATTTTTTAGGTGTACTCACTAAACATCAACTAAAGCATAGAAAAATACTCAAGAAGGCAAATAAATACAGCTCGGGTCTGGATGAACTTTTAGTCACAGATATGATGCTGACACGAGAGAAATTGATGGCACTGGATTATGAGCAGATCTCAACAGCAAATGTCAGTGATGTTGTTAGAGCCTTACAGGAAAATGGTCTACACCATATTTTAGTCATCGATCATCAACAACATCATATTAGAGGGTTAATTTCAGCGAACGATGTGGCACGTAAACTCAGAGTCCCAATTAATATAGAGCAGCCTCCTTCATTTATGCATATTTTCAAAGCAGCTATTTAG
- a CDS encoding DoxX family membrane protein, giving the protein MNTVLITSGRVLLALYFLLPGVMKFVSWDMHIALMANHNMVMIPQLLAMAAVFEISAAIALIFNRYTFIVSLLLAVLVLVINLNLHDFWNYTGIEGAHEVQNFVKNLGIFAGLLVLAGHAKVSAK; this is encoded by the coding sequence ATGAATACTGTGTTAATCACTTCAGGAAGGGTTTTGTTAGCGCTTTACTTCTTATTACCTGGAGTGATGAAGTTTGTTAGCTGGGATATGCATATAGCCTTAATGGCGAACCATAATATGGTGATGATCCCACAATTGCTCGCTATGGCGGCAGTATTTGAAATTTCGGCGGCGATTGCGCTTATTTTTAATCGTTACACCTTCATTGTGTCTTTATTGCTCGCAGTGTTAGTTCTGGTTATTAATCTCAATCTGCATGATTTTTGGAATTATACTGGCATTGAAGGAGCCCATGAGGTGCAAAACTTTGTTAAGAATCTAGGGATCTTTGCAGGCCTTTTAGTGTTAGCGGGTCACGCTAAGGTAAGTGCTAAATAA